The proteins below come from a single Aegilops tauschii subsp. strangulata cultivar AL8/78 chromosome 6, Aet v6.0, whole genome shotgun sequence genomic window:
- the LOC109737698 gene encoding disease resistance protein RGA4 isoform X2, which translates to MAELVVAANLAASVAGRNAPKLWDYLVQNRKLRAELKHGISYIRSESLMISAAIQQDGDRPPWSDNPVHKVWITMVRDLAYDIEDCIDRFTHRVTLKPDVSWINKKFHRMKTRSARNKFAAAIRHLRKKSEDASKLRASYSTSEYGGGSSTLESEAPSDETDTSVAAVGMDAPRDELMELIRETPQGKQPMELKVISLVGFGGIGKTLLAKHVYSTTESEYEARAWVCAAEKGSRDVLKEILRQLGMHSTISSSGGSAGSPCRLSNNMLCASLRECLGTKRFFIVIDDMRRDFWVDIKDAFPVVPGVNSRVIVTTATQTIAIKSSCRDGHVYIMRTLAEQHSKQLFCEKASLVYPPTVRDTELSSEVIRKCDGLPLALITTARLLHGDHRRQQWADLGNNLGSHLETHHMLANMKRVLVRSYTGLSKQDIKICLLYLGIYPSGRPIRRGSLIRRWSAEGFITAEPKRSALEVAVASFNELVDQSIIQPIDASGSSSAEVKTWKTHGIMLEFILHRSMSENFVTLLYDKDPPAGSKIRWISLQHKTDARSKMDPKDLSLVRSLTIFGEAHNSMLDFSKYKLIRVLDLEECDEHLGDKHLKEICSNMSLLRYLSLRGASRVTVLPKQIKKLQLLETLDLRGTSIEILTIEVMELQYLIHLFGKFKLQQDVGNRRMSKLQTWLSERSKLETLAGFVVDNNIQGFTQIMEHMKHLTKVKIWCEFTAHDSSNSRHLSKSIKGFIRSSTDLNEAHSLSLNINDAWCPDLLDFSLEKDYSYYLSSLKLQGNIICSQLPLFVTMLGGLTKLCLSFLGDHKLSGNILDALSRVRGLEYLKLIANQLDKLVIRQGHALRSLRHLCVVVEVMTELEIQEGALPRLEFLRLLCKDINGFGHTIQSLPRLKEVALYDAVSDETKQEWKGATKNHPRRPKLLFVETKPMGSEPAAEIIPAETTTDTMVEEVDVEREPAAAAATTDTTLSVTTLPNVISTKETEAIATDTTADEVDIESEPAENFDSPVPSPTDAISTVQVDGGQHDDEQGKYFANTKDAKYFAKKHGLSAQMTDRMNKVSSKEEMEGMADLEGQQMEDATNNQGLRNKQRLRTRLSSLVAIGVFRQRSRRGMLVP; encoded by the exons ATGGCCGAATTAGTCGTGGCTGCCAACCTGGCTGCCAGTGTGGCCGGCAGGAATGCCCCTAAGCTCTGGGATTACTTGGTACAAAATCGCAAGCTGCGGGCGGAGCTGAAGCATGGCATCAGTTACATCAGAAGCGAGTCCTTGATGATTTCTGCTGCCATTCAACAAGATGGTGATCGTCCACCGTGGAGCGACAACCCCGTGCATAAGGTCTGGATCACTATGGTGCGTGACTTGGCGTACGATATCGAAGACTGCATCGACCGCTTCACACATCGCGTGACACTCAAACCTGATGTGTCATGGATCAATAAGAAATTTCACCGGATGAAGACGAGGAGTGCCCGTAACAAGTTTGCTGCAGCGATCCGTCATCTCAGGAAGAAATCCGAGGACGCATCCAAGCTGAGAGCAAGCTACAGCACCAGTGAGTATGGCGGCGGATCCAGCACTTTGGAGTCAGAGGCACCATCTGATGAAACggacacctcggtggccgccgtGGGTATGGATGCACCCCGCGACGAGCTCATGGAGCTGATAAGGGAAACGCCGCAAGGCAAACAACCCATGGAGCTCAAGGTGATCTCCCTTGTTGGGTTCGGTGGCATAGGGAAGACTCTCCTCGCCAAGCATGTGTACAGCACAACTGAGAGCGAATACGAAGCACGGGCTTGGGTTTGTGCTGCAGAGAAAGGCTCAAGAGATGTTCTCAAGGAAATACTCCGGCAACTTGGAATGCATTCCACCATTAGTAGTAGTGGTGGAAGTGCAGGCAGCCCCTGCCGTCTCAGCAACAACATGCTCTGTGCAAGCCTCAGAGAGTGCCTTGGGACCAAGAG GTTTTTCATTGTAATCGATGACATGCGGAGAGACTTTTGGGTCGATATAAAAGATGCTTTCCCTGTGGTTCCCGGGGTCAACAGTAGAGTTATTGTCACAACAGCCACTCAGACCATAGCAATCAAAAGCagctgtcgtgatggtcatgtgTACATAATGAGAACTCTTGCTGAGCAACACTCAAAACAATTGTTCTGTGAGAAAGCTTCCTTGGTGTATCCACCAACGGTCCGTGATACGGAGCTAAGTTCAGAAGTAATAAGGAAGTGTGATGGTCTGCCCCTTGCTCTTATTACCACAGCACGGTTGTTGCACGGTGATCATAGACGGCAACAATGGGCAGATCTGGGAAATAACCTTGGCAGCCATCTGGAGACACATCATATGTTAGCAAATATGAAGCGTGTGCTTGTCCGTAGCTACACCGGCCTAAGCAAGCAAGATATCAAGATCTGCTTGCTTTATCTGGGTATTTACCCAAGTGGTCGCCCAATCAGGAGAGGAAGCCTGATAAGGCGCTGGTCAGCCGAAGGTTTCATCACAGCAGAGCCTAAACGCAGTGCCCTTGAGGTTGCTGTTGCCAGTTTCAATGAGCTGGTCGACCAGAGCATCATCCAGCCTATTGAtgccagcggcagcagcagcgcaGAGGTAAAGACATGGAAAACTCATGGTATAATGCTCGAGTTCATTCTGCACAGATCCATGTCCGAGAACTTTGTTACCTTGTTATATGATAAGGACCCCCCAGCTGGGAGTAAAATTCGTTGGATTTCTCTGCAGCATAAAACTGATGCAAGATCCAAAATGGATCCAAAGGATCTAAGTCTTGTCCGTTCTCTGACAATCTTTGGTGAAGCGCACAATTCAATGTTGGACTTTTCCAAGTACAAACTGATTAGAGTTTTGGATTTAGAAGAGTGCGATGAACACTTGGGAGACAAGCATCTCAAGGAGATATGCAGCAACATGTCGCTGCTCAGGTACCTAAGCCTCAGAGGTGCTTCTAGAGTTACAGTTCTTCCAAAACAGATCAAGAAGCTTCAACTTTTGGAAACACTAGATTTAAGAGGAACCAGTATAGAGATTCTGACCATAGAAGTCATGGAATTGCAATATTTAATTCATCTGTTTGGAAAGTTCAAGCTCCAACAAGATGTAGGAAACCGGAGAATGAGTAAGCTGCAGACTTGGCTGTCAGAGAGAAGTAAATTGGAAACTCTAGCCGGATTTGTTGTGGACAACAATATCCAAGGATTCACACAGATCATGGAGCATATGAAGCACTTGACCAAGGTGAAAATATGGTGCGAGTTCACTGCACATGACAGCAGCAACTCAAGACATCTCTCAAAGTCAATCAAGGGGTTCATCCGGAGCAGCACCGATCTGAACGAAGCTCATTCACTCTCACTGAACATCAATGATGCATGGTGTCCAGACTTGTTGGATTTCTCCTTGGAGAAGGATTACTCCTACTACCTTAGCTCACTCAAGCTACAAGGGAACATCATATGCAGTCAGCTGCCTCTGTTTGTTACCATGCTGGGTGGTCTCACTAAGCTGTGCCTGTCATTCCTTGGTGATCATAAGCTGAGTGGTAACATTCTTGATGCCCTGAGCAGAGTGCGCGGCCTGGAGTACCTGAAGCTGATTGCAAATCAACTGGACAAGCTCGTCATCAGGCAAGGCCATGCACTCAGAAGCCTGCGACACCTATGTGTCGTGGTGGAAGTCATGACCGAGCTGGAAATACAAGAAGGAGCTCTGCCTCGCCTTGAGTTCCTCCGACTGCTATGTAAGGATATAAATGGCTTTGGCCACACAATCCAGTCCCTGCCACGTCTTAAGGAGGTCGCCCTATATGATGCAGTGAGTGATGAAACAAAACAGGAGTGGAAAGGAGCGACAAAGAACCACCCCAGACGTCCCAAGCTCTTGTTTGTTGAGACTAAGCCGATGGGAAGTGAGCCTGCTGCGGAAATTATCCCTGCAGAAACAACTACTGATACAATGGTCGAAGAAGTTGATGTGGAGAGGGAacctgcagcagcagcagcaactaCTGATACGACGTTATCAGTGACAACGCTGCCCAATGTGATTTCCACTAAAGAGACTG aagCAATAGCTACTGATACGACGGCCGACGAGGTTGATATCGAAAGTGAGCCTGCGGAGAATTTTGATAGCCCTGTGCCATCACCTACCGATGCCATTTCTACTG TACAAGTTGATGGTGGTCAACATGATGATGAACAAGGAAAATATTTTGCTAACACCAAGGATGCAAAATATTTTGCTAAGAAACATGGTCTGAGCGCTCAGATGACAGATCGAATGAATAAGGTTAGTTCTAAAGAGGAGATGGAAGGAATGGCAGATTTAGAGGGTCAGCAGATGGAAGACGCCACCAAT AACCAAGGCCTACGAAACAAACAGCGTCTGCGCACGAGGTTGTCATCGCTGGTGGCAATTGGTGTCTTTCGCCAAAGAAGTCGACGGGGGATGCTGGTGCCTTGA